Sequence from the Deferribacter autotrophicus genome:
TATTGAGAAGTTGCTTGATTCATATCCTAATTTAACAGAAGAAGATATTAAAGCTGTTCTTGCTTATTCTGCCGATTTGGTAGCTAACGAGGAAGTTGTTGGTTAAATTTCTAATTGATGAAAGTGTCAATTATAAATTAGTCAAAATTCTTCGTCAAAAATCAATAGATGTAATATCTGTTATGGAAAATTACCCAGGAATTACCGACCAAAAAGTGATTGAGCTTGCAATAAATAAAAGAGCAATTATTATCACGGAAGATTCAGATTTTGGAGAATGGGTATTTGCTCATAAGATAGAAACAATTGGAGTAATATATTTACGCTATCGCTATGATGAGCTTATTAATATTACAAATACGCTTTTAAAGGTAATAAGCAAATATAATGAAAACCTTTACCGTAAATTTATCGTGATAAAGCCTAATAAAATCCGTGTAATAAATTTACTTTAACTCTTCCCGGGTGCTGGACTAAAATTGTGATAAAATATGTTGTTTTCAGATCGTAAACAATTATACCCAGTTGTTGTAATTCGCTCACACATAATAATTTTTCATAACCGTTTACTTGAACCTTTATGTTTTCTTTATTACTTA
This genomic interval carries:
- a CDS encoding DUF5615 family PIN-like protein — translated: MVKFLIDESVNYKLVKILRQKSIDVISVMENYPGITDQKVIELAINKRAIIITEDSDFGEWVFAHKIETIGVIYLRYRYDELINITNTLLKVISKYNENLYRKFIVIKPNKIRVINLL